From Lucilia cuprina isolate Lc7/37 chromosome 4, ASM2204524v1, whole genome shotgun sequence:
TacattattagaaaatatattttttaaatccccaaaaaataattgaaaagaaatttaaccAAAATCCAGATTagaaatttgaatatattacaaaaaaacataataacccTCAACCAAAACCAATAAGACTGTTAcggtataaaatacataaaataattacaaaatacaacaaatatacataaattttagttgaaaaaaataaataaataaaagtagacATTTGAAAAACTTACCCTCGATTTCTCTTTGGTTTTGGGTGATATACGAAAACGACTTAGAACACCATCGATACCTGAAGAAACTGTTTGTGATGTAGATGTGCTGCTACTGCCACCACCAGTGCTAGGACGCTCTGGCTGTGCAGAGTTGCCATCACTAGTCGAAGCAGTGGCatctttttgttgctgttgttgtttattctCCTTATTCTGCTGTCCCTTGTGGAAAAAGCTTGATAAAGATTGTATAAGCGATTTACGTCGTTCTGGATCTTTAACTCTACGACCGGATTTCGTTTTCAATTGTTTACTGCTGTCCGTAGCGGCAGAGGTCGAATGTGTGGACGAAATCAATAGGTTTGGATCTGAGGTAAAATCAGATGCTCTAGAAGCGTTATTTGCCATACCAACACTgttggtattttgtttttgtgattgAGTTAAATAGGCGAGATCGTTAACACTTTTCGAACTGCTCATTTTGTTTTCACGTTTACTGTTGCCAATTTCTCGTTCATATGAAGATTGTAAAGCTCTTACTGGTTCCGGATCTGTACACACATCCACTTGTAAACGTTTGCGCAGTAACTGCATTTTCTCTTCGGGACTCAGTCCCAGTTCGGAATTGGATTTCAAGCGAGCACGAGCTCTAGCTTCACTTCTAAGATTCTCAGTGGATAccgaaaaatttgtttctttattcgTTTCGGTTGGTGTTGTTGCAACACTTTCGCCATTTCGTTTTTGTCGCATTGGTGGAATTGGGGTAGAAAGTTCAGAATAAGATGTAGGCTGCGCCACCGGATGCTGTTGCCGAGTTGTAGCGTAGGAAAATGAGGgtgttttattgattttgtaacGTTGTtcaaatgattttaaagaatcTCCCTCCAAGTGTTCACTAAACGGACGTTGTTTGTAGGCTTTAGCTCGAGTGGGCGATAAAGCTTCCATTCCATAAGCTGCAGTGTATGAAGTCGAGGGATTGTTCTCTGTAAAGCTTGAGTTTGTATTCAGACGCAGTGCTGGTGTTCGGTTGGAAGAAGATGTGGATGTTTCAGCCGCGGCTGTGGATACATGGTAGTGAGCTTGATTTGTGCAATTTGTATCAGTGGTAGAGTTAGCTGCCGCCAATTTGGGCGTGGGACTTAGACTAGAACCTGATGAGTAACCACCACCGCCGAGACCGCAGCCACCACCACCACTTGTTACCATTGTACGTTGACGACTGCGGTGCAAACGTTTTTCGGCATTCAATTGTTTTTTCGATTGTAATTTGTCCATGACCAGGTCATGAATAAGATCCTTTTGTTTGGTGCGTTCTTTGGTGATTTCCTCCAGCTTGCTTGTAAGTGTCGGAATTTCAGGTACTTTATTCAGTTGTGTGGGTAATACTGCTGCAACGGTTGTATTTGCATTTGCTGTTTCAGCTACGTTTGCTGGCGAAGCGGTTATTGTTTGATTCGTTTTTGTTTCGTCGTCCTTATCTaatcttaaattatttgttgtagttaATGTAGTTGTTGGTGTTGATTCTATCACAGTTTGGTTAGGATTTGTTAAGGCTATTGGAGCCTCTCCCTTTGAGCTTTTCCTTCGTTGTTTGCGAGCCTCTAATGAATCTCCACGAGCAGTTGTTGAAATTTGTACAATCTTCTGCTGCAAAGCTCGTACATATTCTTCATATGACAACTCGTCGTTTGATTTCTTTAATGACGAATTGTCTGCGGCTGCCATAAGAGGATCTTTAATTAGTTGTCGTGGAGGAGTATTTTTACTGGAGGATGTGGCAGAGTTAGTGCATGAAGTTGATTGTGATGATTTAGGTGCTCTATCCGAGCTACTGGGCGTTGAACTGTCACCCTTTTCTTGGACAATGACGGCGTTGCTTTCTTTTCccattttgtttgaatttggtGTATGGGGCGAAGAAGAATCAAATGGACTAGTGACTACAGTCAAAGCTTCACTTTCCTCTGTGGTAGTCATTTGTTGTGTTGGTTTTGAAGTGGTGGTGGTATCAACCGATGTTAGTTGCATTTGTGACGATAAAGCGCAAGTACTCTCGTCTTCTGCGTCGTTGATGGTACTTGAGTCGGTAAGTGATTGCGTCATTAGTGTGGAAGGAATATTTTTAGCAGCTTCGTTTACAGGAGTTTTATTCATGTCATCAAGCATTATATAAGCCCCTTGCTCTATATAGTCAATCCCCAGTTTTTCGTCTCTCTTTGTCTGGATGGGTTTGTAACTTTCCTTTGATGATGTTGCAGAACCATATGCACTTTGTGCTGTAGTTCTATTAGGTTTAGGAGAGTTGTCTACAAATTCAACATAGCCGCGGTTACGAAGCAAAGCTGTATTAGTTGCGGAAAGAGGCTCGGTTCCCGAACCATCGGAACCTGTGTCCATAAATTCAATATCATCAATATCAATTGATTTGAGAATACCTTCAAATTCAGCAACTGGAGCGGTTTTGGCCACTTCTTGTAAGACCTCATTGCTTGTTGGTAGACCTCTCTTTTTCTTATCTTTTTTGCCgccttttaaatttgttttatttgagtGGTGGACAAATTCCATGTCAACAAAATTCTCAGAAATGCAATCGTCTGCCGTCCAGTCCGACAACTCAGTCTCTGTCAGAATTTGTGCGGTACCTGTGGGTTCTGTCTCAGAATCTGAACCACGTGAGATCAACTCACCAGTTGGAGTTTTATCCATATCTATTAGAGGCGACGTAGGTGTTTGTAAGAAACTCCCCTTAGGTGTTGTAGGAGTTTCTGGCGTTTTTTGTGCGCTTGTTAGATTTAAGGTAATAGGTTTGACTGCCTTCTTATAGTCCTTTGAGGAGGCATCTACAATCAAGGGTAGATTTTTAAGactttcaattttgttttcgtttttcgtGTCAAACTTAAGATTAGAAGGCTTAATTTTTGGTGGTCCTTTTTCTGGCAGTGGTGGCCCTATTTCTGGCAGTGGTGGCGGCTCATCCACATCCCTATCTACTATTTCTTCAATATCTTTAATTACATCCAACTTATCCGCCTCAATAACGGTGGTTTCGGCGGGTTCTGGGGTGGCTGTGACTGGTTCCACATCCACCTCATGTTCATCTTCTAATTCTGTTGTCTTTACGGCCGGTACTTCAGGAACAATTACTCCTTCTGGCAATTCTATAAATTTCAAATCTTCAGGATCGCCTACATATTTACCATCTATTATCATTAAACTATCGAATTGCATGAGAGTACCAGAGGTATCATGTATTTCTAGTCGAGGTACTTGATGATTGCCACCTGAAGATGACATGAGGCCAGCACTATTGTGTGTTTCTGGACTAGTGGTTGATTCCAATATGTAATGCTCTATATCCTCCAAACTTGAAGAATGTGACGAACAGCTAGAATTGCTACTCGAACTAAGATTATCGGATTTTGTATTCCAAACTATATTGGGGACTTCAATCTGTACATCTTCCATTTCATTATCATAGATAGCTTCTAACTTCTCGGGTATATCTACCTTTTCCATATTGTTATCAATTAAATTAACCTCATCCTCTTCCTTTTGCCTTTCTACAGTTGGTGTACATTCTTTTGACTTGCTTTTCTCCTCCTTTTTCTCTATGTGACCCAAAATATCTGGTATACATTTGACATCAAGAGATAGATCAGGTTTGACAGCTGCTTCGATTATGGTACGATTGCTCCTTACTGGGGAATCACCCGTTAAATCGATAACCTTATTGCTATCCGATGTATCCATTGTACTTTCCTTTTCCGGTGTAACTAAATCAATTGTctcaattatgtttttattattagttgGAGTAGTAGGAGTCGATTTTTTATTGATAGATTCCAATAAGGTATTATTTACAGTCTCAGAATATTCCAAACATTTGTTAAGTTCATTTTtactatttacaaaaacattttccttTTCATTGTCTGTAGAAGCAGTAGATGATGctttttgtattgttatttCCACCTTAAGATCGTTGAGTATATTATTCGTAGCAGATCTCATTAATTCATTACCTGCTTTCTCACCCAGTTTAGTGCGGTCTAGGAAAGTTTTCATACTAGGACTTATATCGCTGCTGGGATTCAAGAGCTTTTGACATTCCGATATATTTGATTGGAAGCTGCGTATGCGTGAATCTAATACGGAAGTGGAACCAGATTTTTGTATCTTATTACCGTTAGCTTGTTCTCCAAGCAAATAACGTTTCTTTAACTCTAAACTTTTTTTCGAAGCTATGCCTTCGGTACTGGCCgttttattaagtaaataatcTCCTGGACGAGGATTTTGTAGGGGTGTGCGATTTGTGTTTAAAAGGGAGGGATCGACTTGGACTAGAGGTTTAAATTGTGGTATTATAGGTTGTTGCGGTTGTGTTTGGTACTTTGCTAAATAAGTTCCACTCTTGACTTGCTGGGTATTGGcgatattattgtatttttgacCCATTGAGGGCGGTATAACAGTAGATTTAAtctgaatttttcaaaattaaaattgaaatgttaGTGAATATCTTATAGAGATTGTCTAGTCTTTTAACGATATACAgatagttttcataaaaaaatattataattgtttGTACAAAATAAAGCTTCGTTGTAATCAGATAGGGTAGTGTTATAATAAGTGCTTAAACTGTAAATTTCATTtccgttttaaaatttttaatatgtaacATACCTGTACTTTGGTTGGCTTTCTTAAATGTGTgtcatcaataaaaatttttggtgTTTCGCGTATCATTTCATCTTGATCGAATTCAGAATCTGTTGAAATTTCTGTGGCAGAATTAAGTTCAACTTCATCAGGAGATGAGGTTTCTGATTCACTTTGCACCtgtaattgtttttcaattttataagataaaaataatttataaaattagtagtactatgaaatatttaacaaaaaattaaatttaaacaatcattttaataaaaaaacacatgcataaagataataaaaataaacgaaacaaaaaatagtTGAGTTAAAAAGAAAGGCCTTTTAGGTACGATCCAAAAAggtttaaacaacaacattagagggttaaattttgaaagatttaaatgaaaaatacattGAGCATTATAAAAACGACAAAATAGAAATTGAATGGtcagaaaaagaaacaaaaaaaaaaacaacagcagagGTTAGAGGTATATTTCAACAGCTtttcgtattttattttatacattttcatttgttaATTCCATGTAGCGTAGCAAACAACAGTAaggaaacattttatattcagCGTTTGGCACATAAACGTTATTTTACCTTTTAAGATCGTACCCAGAGTAgttacatttttaacattttatttcaattcaattcgAATTATCGTTCACTCTCTCTCTGTCTTTCgcttttttttgatataaatattttttcgggAGTTGTAAGAACCAAGAGAAAGAGGTTGGATAATTGTTATTTATCATTGATGCACACCAAGAGCAGAAAGGCTGGGCTAGCGGATGGAAAGATTTTGGGTAGTTTGGGCTGGATTGGTGTTACAGGGCTTGATTTTTGTATGCATTTAAGCATTGAAATGGTTGGAATTgggattgatttttttatttgttgttggttttatggTGTGTTGGTTTCATTTTTCTCCAAATGTTATTCGAGTAAAATGAGTTTGATTTGGATTTGTAGAGTTGTTAACATAAAACGCAAGAGTCTTTAGAAAGATCACCTCGATCTCTTAGGTGGGAAGGAGAACGTCTTGAATAATCGGTGAGGTAAGATGATCGGCCGCCAGAATGGCCAAGAGTCGATGGAGAAGTGTAGGGTTTATAATAATTGCTTCCACTATTTAACGATGATGACAAGTGGTTGTAAGTTGAGGGTAGACCTGTTACGGTAGGTAAACGCCTGGAGCTATATGAGGAGGTGTCGTAAGAAGGTACATAATCATAGTTGTACGATGAAGTAGTTGGTCTACCCAAGGCTCGAGAAGAAGGAAATCTAGTGGTATTTGTCGCGCTAGAGTTATAATGTCGAGGACgatatgttgttgttatatcatcgtcatcatctgaATCATTTTTAAGATGGCCAGAGTTACGCCTTTCTTCGTTAATGACTTCCTTCATATAGGGATTACGTTCAACAACACGCTCATTGACAAAATCTCGTTTACGGTTATGAAGACGCTTACTACGTTCCAATAACATTTGAGTGCTAGCATCATCACTGTTTGTGGATGTAACTGCTACATTCTTGTGATGACGTGTGGGTCTTTGTGGGGTTACATGTACACTTCGATTAGGTATTTCACTGCTGTCATTGCTGGAGTAAGACACGGCGGTTTGACCAGTTGTAGCCAAGGAATAATTGGAATTATATGGTGACTGCAGTTTTCGTAAATCGGTTATTGATTTAGAAGAGGGATTTCCTTTTTCTAAGACAACATCAAAAGAACTGCGATTTGTTTCAGGAGTCTCCGAACGTGGCTTGTAATGCGGTTTTTCCTTTTTGCTAAAAACAGTCTTCCCATCTGGCCACTCACGATTTCGTCCAGAATGTGCAGGAATATTTGCATATTCTACTTTTTCGGAGGCAAACTTCTTCGAGCCCTCACTTTCATCTTTCGATATCTCATCTTCATCTTCCTCCTCTTGCAACTTTGGCCAAGGTCTCTTCTTAACATCTTCACCAATGGGCTGTTTAAGATTGTCGGGCTTTTCGGGAGCATCTTCTATTTTAGGCAAGTCTAATTTCTTTGGCATTGGTGCTATTATGGGTTTATTATCTAACAATTCTATAAATGCAAATGAACTTCGGCGAGATGTTTGTGAAGTTGGGGATTCAGGTATTTCCAACGGCTTTGTCATCGGAGGTGTTCCACCTCTGTTAGTTGTTGAACTTTGTATTGAACTACGTCGAGAGTCTCGAGGACTCTGTTTGCAGGGTGTTACTAGAGGTGTAGATTTTTTCGAACTACTCTTGGAACTGTCGATCGAAGAAGATTGTTTAAGTTCAGGCTTTTCCATAACTTGATATTCTTTATCTCGTTGGATTAGAGCATGTCTTCGTTCTAATTCAAATTCCTCTATCAAACGTTTTTGAGAAGCCTCAGTATTGGCATCAATGTTATTAAGCTGCTTTATTGAAGTTGTGGGTGATTTATCTCTCAGATTAATAACATTATCTTTATCATTTAAAGATGATAACGATATACTATCTGCAGTCTTAGGTGATGGTACTACTTTTCCTTTAACTGAATTTCTCACAAGATTTTGGTCTTGTTTTTCActttgtaaatttgtatttttaatattcgaTAGATTTTCTTCCGGTGATCTTACACTTTCCTTAGATTTTTCTTCTTTGGATGTGGTATTTACTTCAGTGATAGTATTTGAttccattttctttaatttgtttaaactttctATTGACTCAGGTTTCGATAAGTTAGTTTTAGTACTTGCGGCTCCTTTTCGCCTTGGTGGCATTGGGCTGCTAGGCATCATTTCCATATTCCATTCTAGTGATGGCTCCCTTAAATTGGGTTTCGGTTGCAAATGTTCTTCTACTGTTAAATGTGATTCCATGGGATTGTTAGTAGAAGTTGCCGGCGTTGTAGAATTTGTTTGTGGTTCTTTGGGTTTTGTACTGTTACCAGAAAAATTCTGTTTATCATCTTTATCATCTTCCAAGGAATCCATATCCTTGTTTTGAGCAATAGGTTTCAGAACTTTTGTAAACTCTGTAACATTTTCAGGCAAATTACTTTGAAAGCCATCGTCTAATGATTTTGTAACTATAACTAAAGGTTGTTGGGAAGCAATTTCAGAGGATTTCgcaatatttttggatatttcTGGTTGgtcttgtataaaatatttgtatggagCTTGAGATTCATCGAATAAAATATCATCTTCATCTATAATTCTTGGGAATTTTAATGgttttgtagtatttttagAGTTATCTTGCTCTATATCGGCTTCCAAATCGTTTCTGGCAACAACCATCATTAAATCTTGTAcggatggtggcatattagttgGTGATAATCTtgacaatttcttttttattctttgtggAGCTAAAGGAGCAGGAGAATCACTGGATGATGAAAGACTTTTTTGTCTGCGTTGTGGTTTAATGGGAAAATTTAATTCATTCGAAGTAGTATTCATAGGAATTTTGGTAACAATGGAATTTCTATCGATTTCTAAAGATGATTCTTTATCAGCATCTCTTTCCAAGGATTGTACTCTGTCTAAAATATCTTCATCTAAATGTTCTTCCTCTTTTTTAATTGGAGATCGTGGTGTTATAGCTATTAATTCATCATTCGAATCAAATTCAACATTCACTAGCATTTCATCGGAAAATTGACTAAATAATTTCTCTATGCTTTCATCCTCTGAAGAGCCCCGCATTTGGACGGTAACTGGAGCCACACTAGGACTTTTACTTATAGATGTACACAAGGAATCTGTATCATAATTATCTGTgcttaatatagttttatttaaatttacatctGTGTTTAGTTCTTCTACAGTGGTTGCATGTTTTTCTAAATCGGCAGCTGCAAGTTCTAACTTTTCAGTGAGTGATGCATTAGACAATCTgcgagactgtagactagactgcgAACCACGACGAGAACTACTTAGAGATTTGTCACAGCCAGTTTTGGGCAAATTCTTTATGTCTTCCACCAAAGGTCTTACATTAACGGGTGTTTCTTCGatggtatttttattttctgcaaCTTGTTTTTCCAAAATCTCTTCCTTTGGTTTATTTTCCTTAACAGTATCATTATCTGTATTAACAACTTCTGATTTCTTGGGACTTACTATGGTAGAAGTTGGATGATTTGCTTGCTTACTAACGCTTATTAAAGCCAATTCTTCCAATGAAGTGTATATAGCATGTTTCGTCACGTTTGCGTTGGAGCTTTGTAATTTCTTTTCGggtgattttttcttttctggcgattttttctttttaattggtGATTTCCTCTTCTCAGGACTTTTCTGTTTTAGTCCGAAGAATTTAGCAAATTTCGATTCTCTGTATTGTATCGGTAAATCATTGTAAAGACGTTTTTCTTCAGGTTCTTCCTCCCTTTCTTTATCTAACCTTTTGTTATGAAAATCATTTCGTTTCTTTTGTAGGAAATTCGTAGCCTCACTGCGCCACTCTGTTTTTAAGTATTCCATGGTTTTTTCCAAATCACTGAAATTGTCTGACTCACGCGATACTATGGACTCTttggatttatttaaattacttgtTGTAGATTCCATACGTCGCAATTTGAAGACATGATCTGATGAACCCATCGAACTCAACGATTCGAAGCGTTTAAGTATATTCTGTACACCACTAGGACGATCACCATCTTCCTTTGCCATTTCTGACAAATCGTTGTTGCTTTCGACAATCATACTACTCCTGCGTTGCAATTCGCCCTCGCCAAATGATTTGGCTTTGAGCAATTTCTTTCGTTTATCATTGGAACTGCTTGAGGTTTTCTTTGGTAATCCGAGATCTATGCCAGTTTCCTCTAAAATACGTTCTATTTTATCAGAAATGTCTTCACTAGGTGATTTTTCCTCTTGAAATAGTTGCTGATACTCCATACTGGGAGACCGTTGGGCTTCATTACCACTTCCTAGAATTTCGTCTAAAATACGATCATCATCGTCTTTAGCCAATACAGGCTTCTTCTGGTTTAATGTTTTCTTGGCCTTAGTACCTTTTGgaacaatttttcttattatcttTACATTACCCTTTTTTCCTGAATTGGCCACTGCTGTTGTGGTAACTACTTTGGCAGCGGGTTTCTTTTTTACTATATCTATAGCCCCATCCAATTGATTATCTTTTAGACTGTAGTTTGTAGATCCCAAAGAGGTTTGACGTTTGGGTGCTGTTTTTGCCACTGACTTGTCACTTGTACTTGATTTTGCAGTTGACATAGTGTCTAAAGCCTTTTCTGTTTGAGACTTTTTCAATCTATCAGCCACCGTAACAACTGACGGTCGTCTTTGAGGTACTGGACTGCTGGGAAAGTATTTGGTAAGATCTATCTCGTTAAGAGTTTTCTGATTTTTGTTCAAAGCATTTGAGGcatttttctcttgtttttgatttggaaaatatttcgaTAGATCCACATTCGAGGGCACTGCTTGTGCACTAATTGTGGGAGTTTCCATTTGTGATTTTATAGAATCCAATGTTCCCGAAAAGCTTTTTGCTTCAATTTCTTTTAGCTTATCTACCATTTTCTTATTGGGTTTAGGGGAAAACTTACTTTCTACTTTGTACAACATGTGGCCCATATCTTTGCTTTTATCCTTAACATTTGTATCCGATTTTGAGAGGTCAATTTTCTTAACGATATTgagaatattttcaagttcCATTTTACTGTCAGATTTTGGAATTTTCGTTTCAATAGAACTTTTAGCTTTAACTAATGGACTAGAGGTTGCTGATTGGCTCTTAAAACTATTAGATCTACTAgttgtagaatttttttctaagcTTTCCTTTGATTCCGCATTAATGCTGCCCTTTTCACCTTTTGAACAGTTTGTTGTTGGGGTTTCCATTTTAGCTTGCGGacgattttctttgttttttagatcatttaataaatctaaaattgcAGCATTTTTTTCAGCCTCTGTTTTAAATTTAGACTTAGGTGCTAATGTGTCAGATTGTTCCTCACTTTTAATTGTAGTGGTCAAACTATcattaaatttagattttggcTTAAATGGATCCGAGCCGTTTTGTGGCTTGGAATCCATGATCTTATCATCACTTTTATCTTCATTTGCTGGTGTTTTTGGTGCAAAAAATTCATCTTTGAATTTTGATATAGGCTTTAAGAAATTATCCACCTTTTCTTCAAATTTCGTTTTGGCGGCGGCTGCTTTATTGTCAGCCAACCACTTCTCCTTCAtggttaattttttcaaaatatcgcTACGTATGAGATTCTCCTTGGCAATTGTCTCTATATCCTTATTCATCTTAACAACATTATTTAAACGGTACAATTTTTCCGTAATAGCATCTATATCAGCACTGAATTTGTGCTCTGAGTTTTGCTCCAATTTTTCAATATCAGCTTTAGTGACAGAAGATGTACTCCTATTGCCATTTGTTAGCGAAGAAGCTGACTTGAACGAAATATCAGATGCATTCGACAAAATAGAATCCTTTCGTTCTTTACTTTTATCCCCttctaaattattattattttctttttcagttgctacatcattttcttttttattctcgATAGAATCTTTACTATTTTCACTAGTTAATTTGacctaaattttttgttataaaattttgtacatgaaaCCAACACCATAATTGTATgaagtaaaatgtaaaaataaacaaaaatataatatttttgttttataatgatgATGTGCGtatgatttaaagaaaaaagtttaaggtatatttaataaaagaagacaaattatataaaaatttaatttgcgtACCTCTGTTTCAGTATCTGTGGGTAAATTAGGGGGTAAAGGAGGTAAGCGAACTTCTTCACGACGCAATTCTCTGGCTTTAGCAAATTCTTCACCTTCTGTATCATCTTTGCCATCGTCTGGAAAAGTAAATGTGTAATTTGAAAATACTTAGTATATTATTACTTcggataaaatgttttaaaactctttaattgaaatttatttgcttACCTGCCATACCTTCGCTGGAATCATAGGAATCATCAGAGTCATCAGTATCTGAATAATTTTGTTTGCCAATCCACTCAGAGGCTAGTTGCAAAGTTTGAGCACCCAACGGAGAATCATTCGCTTCTTCAAACATGTCAGAATCTGAATCGGGGTCTGAGTCATCAGAACTTGAAAGGTCTGATTCTGAATCATTATTGGATTCTGGTAGGAAATTGCGGCCTGACCATTCGTGCTCGTCTATAATATGTTCTTCAGAGGGTTCCCCGTCTGACATCGCATCTGTATTTTCGAATTCTATGCGTTCCGGTGTTTGGCCACGTTCCAACAGATCCAATTTGGCAACATTATCGACTTGGCCACGTTTATCTGGTGTTCTAGGTTCATCACCCGATTCACTATTAATATATGAAGGCACAGGTGTTTTAGCCACTGAAGCAGCACTAGCAGCTGcctcattttgttgttgttgtgttggtttctataaagaaaaagtgAGAAATATCTACACATACTACGATAATAGTCATTTATAAATACCCTCTGTCCTGGTTTACGAACCACCGGCCGTATAGCTTTAGCTGGTAATCGGAAATGTTGTGTACAATAGAAGCGGCCATTGGGATCGTCACGATCGAAGGCATAAGCTCCTAATC
This genomic window contains:
- the LOC111690633 gene encoding F-actin-monooxygenase Mical isoform X2; the encoded protein is MADNNTTIPQTTTIYYVCTVKCMSRSAHQRQQQKLQMQQQQLLAQQMADNEAAAAAAEMFDLFCVATTMRQILGLHRQMCDVVGLRPAPLNEFYPKLKTKVRSWKAQALWKKFDARAAHRAYAKGTACTGTRVLVIGAGPCGLRTAIEAQLLGAKVVVVEKRDRISRNNVLHLWPFVITDLRNLGAKKFYGKFCAGSIDHISIRQLQCILLKVALLLGVEIHEGVSFERTIEPSGDGCGWRASVTPADHAVSHYEFDVLIGADGKRNTLEAFKRKEFRGKLAIAITANFINKKTEAEAKAEEISGVAFIFNQSFFKELYHTTGIDLENIVYYKDETHYFVMTAKKHSLIDKGVILQDFADPAELLAPINVNTEKLLDYAREAAEFSTKYQMPNLEFAVNHYGKPDVAMFDFTSMFAAESSCRVIVRKGFRLLQCLVGDSLLEPFWPTGSGCARGFLSSMDAAYAIKLWSNSGNSTLGVVAQRESIYRLLGQTTPENLQRDIGSYTVDPATRYPNLNRTSVNVWQVKHLIDTDDNTVLEQTFMDTNAIQPTQVDTPVRRKRRSGDTMPLSTVLLRWICAQLHAYEFTKELKEVSDVFTNGKVLCALINRYRPDLVDFNTVKDLSPVEQNDLAFKILDKELHIPRIMSGKDSLQLSNVESKVWLNYLEQICEVFRGEIPHVKHPKIDFSDLREKYKTNNAHAQPDFSKLLQLSTKQKAKSPIQDLVDVPQVVQRRSVLDEEKLKRQRRYEQQFVGNAAGAGNAAQTDTPRRAKKRRSADKAANIVHFIINHYHENTHILGNDIITSSSSYDQEERQKRLQEIELNRQDRQSKRRQQRYQQTQNFYKSLHMLQANTFLREADENTPFEDYSIFLYRQQAPEFNDRVKDLERKLLYPDRERSDIPSALPRNVDEQFSDRIKSMEQRISSRNAYGSDKKPKDLMRAIGKIDSNDWNVREIEKKIEQSKKTEVHGPKGREKVPKWSREQFQARQNKMSKPTRQDSAEEKFKEIDQTLKNLDKQLKEGNVLEVGKVASIAGQFVKRDDTSEEKNPPTVVPKSSTKVALAFKKQAASEKCHFCKQTVYLMEKLQTENLVMHRGCLKCHHCHTNLRLGAYAFDRDDPNGRFYCTQHFRLPAKAIRPVVRKPGQRKPTQQQQNEAAASAASVAKTPVPSYINSESGDEPRTPDKRGQVDNVAKLDLLERGQTPERIEFENTDAMSDGEPSEEHIIDEHEWSGRNFLPESNNDSESDLSSSDDSDPDSDSDMFEEANDSPLGAQTLQLASEWIGKQNYSDTDDSDDSYDSSEGMADDGKDDTEGEEFAKARELRREEVRLPPLPPNLPTDTETEVQSESETSSPDEVELNSATEISTDSEFDQDEMIRETPKIFIDDTHLRKPTKVQIKSTVIPPSMGQKYNNIANTQQVKSGTYLAKYQTQPQQPIIPQFKPLVQVDPSLLNTNRTPLQNPRPGDYLLNKTASTEGIASKKSLELKKRYLLGEQANGNKIQKSGSTSVLDSRIRSFQSNISECQKLLNPSSDISPSMKTFLDRTKLGEKAGNELMRSATNNILNDLKVEITIQKASSTASTDNEKENVFVNSKNELNKCLEYSETVNNTLLESINKKSTPTTPTNNKNIIETIDLVTPEKESTMDTSDSNKVIDLTGDSPVRSNRTIIEAAVKPDLSLDVKCIPDILGHIEKKEEKSKSKECTPTVERQKEEDEVNLIDNNMEKVDIPEKLEAIYDNEMEDVQIEVPNIVWNTKSDNLSSSSNSSCSSHSSSLEDIEHYILESTTSPETHNSAGLMSSSGGNHQVPRLEIHDTSGTLMQFDSLMIIDGKYVGDPEDLKFIELPEGVIVPEVPAVKTTELEDEHEVDVEPVTATPEPAETTVIEADKLDVIKDIEEIVDRDVDEPPPLPEIGPPLPEKGPPKIKPSNLKFDTKNENKIESLKNLPLIVDASSKDYKKAVKPITLNLTSAQKTPETPTTPKGSFLQTPTSPLIDMDKTPTGELISRGSDSETEPTGTAQILTETELSDWTADDCISENFVDMEFVHHSNKTNLKGGKKDKKKRGLPTSNEVLQEVAKTAPVAEFEGILKSIDIDDIEFMDTGSDGSGTEPLSATNTALLRNRGYVEFVDNSPKPNRTTAQSAYGSATSSKESYKPIQTKRDEKLGIDYIEQGAYIMLDDMNKTPVNEAAKNIPSTLMTQSLTDSSTINDAEDESTCALSSQMQLTSVDTTTTSKPTQQMTTTEESEALTVVTSPFDSSSPHTPNSNKMGKESNAVIVQEKGDSSTPSSSDRAPKSSQSTSCTNSATSSSKNTPPRQLIKDPLMAAADNSSLKKSNDELSYEEYVRALQQKIVQISTTARGDSLEARKQRRKSSKGEAPIALTNPNQTVIESTPTTTLTTTNNLRLDKDDETKTNQTITASPANVAETANANTTVAAVLPTQLNKVPEIPTLTSKLEEITKERTKQKDLIHDLVMDKLQSKKQLNAEKRLHRSRQRTMVTSGGGGCGLGGGGYSSGSSLSPTPKLAAANSTTDTNCTNQAHYHVSTAAAETSTSSSNRTPALRLNTNSSFTENNPSTSYTAAYGMEALSPTRAKAYKQRPFSEHLEGDSLKSFEQRYKINKTPSFSYATTRQQHPVAQPTSYSELSTPIPPMRQKRNGESVATTPTETNKETNFSVSTENLRSEARARARLKSNSELGLSPEEKMQLLRKRLQVDVCTDPEPVRALQSSYEREIGNSKRENKMSSSKSVNDLAYLTQSQKQNTNSVGMANNASRASDFTSDPNLLISSTHSTSAATDSSKQLKTKSGRRVKDPERRKSLIQSLSSFFHKGQQNKENKQQQQQKDATASTSDGNSAQPERPSTGGGSSSTSTSQTVSSGIDGVLSRFRISPKTKEKSRDKDDYLYNIGNYIGASPTRRLRTSSASMAMTYECHNNPDFPSRTQLTHTPYSHSQINNLNNSNNSRNRHYEQQQQHKHQPQQQSSAIVHYNQNFSHTPTKKSSSSSALAFSSSSPQLCVNKSQSMTNTNIAAAAAAYDDQTPPPIPPLPLNYQRSDDESYATETRDQKKQRAISKAVRQAELKRLRIAQEIQREQEEIEVQLKELETRGVLIEKALRGEEQNYDNPDSTTNVGSSDEKLLKELLEIWRNITQLKKRDEELGIRQKELQLEHRHAQLKEELNLRLSCSKLDKSSADVAAEGAILNEMLEIVAKRAALRPSASNHDLAGSSDLLRVGDKAAASTSKLQLSSTRGQSNDNEESNI